The stretch of DNA TGGCGCTGATGATGGTGGCCAACGACCTGAGCGCGGCGGACGTGTGCGACCCGGGCAAGGAGATCGCCTTCCCGGAATCGGTGGTGTCGCTGTTCCGGGGCGAGCTGGGATTCCCGCCCGACGGCTTCCCGGCGGCGCTGTCGCGCAAGGTGCTGCGCGGCGAGCCGCCGGCGCCGTACCGGCCCGGCGACCAGATCGCGCCGGTCGACCTCGACGCGGCCCGCGCCGCGGGCGCGGCGGCGTGCGAGCAGCCGCTCGACGACCGCCAGCTGGCCTCGTACCTGATGTATCCCAAGCAGGCCGCCGAGTACCACGCGCATGTGCGCCAGTACAGCGATACCTCGGTGGTGCCCACGCCGGCCTACCTGTACGGCCTGCAGCCGCAGGAAGAGGTGGCGATCGACATCGAGCCCGGCAAGACCCTGCTGGTGTCGCTGCAGGGCACCCATCCCGATGCCGACGAAGGCAAGATCAAGGTCCAGTTCGAGCTGAACGGGCAGTCGCGCACCACGCTGGTCGAACAGCGCAGCACCGCGCAGGCCGCGGCCGCGCGCCAGGGCCGGGCGGTGGCCGAGCCGGACAATCCGCTGCATGTTGCCGCGCCCATGCCGGGCTCGATCGTGACGGTGGCGGTGCAGCCCGGCCAGCGCGTGGCCGCGGGCACCACGCTGCTGGCGCTGGAGGCGATGAAGATGGAGACCCATATCGCCGCGGAGCGGGACTGCGAGATCGCGGCGGTGCATGTGAAGGCGGGCGATCGGGTGGCGGCGAAGGATTTGCTGGTGGAACTGAAGGACTGACGGCCGGCTGCGCCCGCCGCGCCTGTGCGGGCCATCCATGGAACCCCGGAAGACCTCGGTCCTGCCGGGGTTTTTTTTGTCTGGATGACGCTGCAGCCGGGCGGCCATGCCTCGCCTTCGTAGCGCGTCCCGCCACATTGTTCCGGCTTTGGAACACTGTGTTTGCCTGAAACGGGCTTCTGCAATCTCTAAGCGCTGCTATCGTGTCGAGCCGTGATCAAAACAAAGTGGTGGCGTGCCAGTCTCGCAGGCGCTGCCCGACATGGACGGATGTCAGTGAAGAAAAACACATTGTCAGGGGGGCTGCCGCGCGCGGCCGTGGTGTCATTGGCGGCTTGCCTGCTGGCGCTGCCGTCCGCCGCCGGCGCGGCGGCATTCTCGATGCAGGCGGGCTATGGGCGCGACAACCGGCACGGCGTGGAGAAATACGAAGTGTCGGCGCGCTGGGACGAGATCGTGCAGTGGCAGCTGTCGAACCGGCTGGCGCTGGCGCTGGACGGCGAGGTCAATGTTGCCAACTGGCGCGCGCTGTCGTCGCGGCCGTCGAGCCAGTTGATGGAGTTCGGGGTGTCGCCGATCTTCCGGCTCAGCTATGCGGGTGACCATGTTACGCCGTTCGTCGAGGCCTCGGTGGGCCTGCGCGTGCTGAGCCACACCGAAATCGCCGGCGGCCATCGCATGGGCTCGGCTTTTCAGTTTTCCGACATGATCGGCGTGGGCGTCGCCTTCGGCAAGGCACAGCGGCTGACGATCGGCTATCGGTTCCAGCATCTGTCCAACGGCGGCATCCAGGACCCCAATCCCGGCACCAACTTCAGCATGGGCTACGTGCGCTACCGCTTCTGACCGCCGGCGGCATCGTTCCAGCGGCAGGACGCTGCATCGCAATCCTGCCGCCTACCGCGCGCCGGCCGCGGCACCTATCATCGCTTCATGGATCATTGCCGGCCCGCGTGGCCGGCATTCTCGGAGATCGACATGAAGCGCATTCTGGGTGTCTACAGCGCACCGCGTCCGCACTGGGTCGGGGATGGTTTCCCGGTGCGCTCGATGTTCTCGTACACCAGCCACGGCAAGCAGCTGAGCCCGTTCCTGCTCTTGGACTACGCCGGCCCGGCCGATTTCACGCCGAC from Cupriavidus taiwanensis encodes:
- a CDS encoding acyloxyacyl hydrolase translates to MSVKKNTLSGGLPRAAVVSLAACLLALPSAAGAAAFSMQAGYGRDNRHGVEKYEVSARWDEIVQWQLSNRLALALDGEVNVANWRALSSRPSSQLMEFGVSPIFRLSYAGDHVTPFVEASVGLRVLSHTEIAGGHRMGSAFQFSDMIGVGVAFGKAQRLTIGYRFQHLSNGGIQDPNPGTNFSMGYVRYRF